One genomic segment of Deinococcus terrestris includes these proteins:
- a CDS encoding acyl-CoA-binding protein, whose product MTTPFEQAQQDVQTLSKKPGNDTLLKLYALYKQGSVGDVTGDRPGGFDFVGGAKYDAWAALKGMNAEEAQAEYAALVETLKARG is encoded by the coding sequence ATGACCACGCCGTTCGAACAGGCCCAGCAGGATGTCCAGACCCTCTCCAAAAAACCCGGCAACGATACGCTCCTCAAGCTGTATGCGCTGTACAAGCAGGGCTCGGTGGGCGACGTGACGGGCGACCGTCCCGGCGGGTTCGACTTCGTGGGGGGAGCCAAGTACGACGCCTGGGCTGCACTCAAGGGGATGAACGCCGAGGAGGCACAGGCGGAGTACGCGGCACTTGTCGAAACGCTTAAAGCTCGGGGCTGA